The Vibrio orientalis CIP 102891 = ATCC 33934 genome segment CAATCACTGCAACATCAAAATCGCTCATAATTTGTACTTCATCATATTGATTATTTGGCTGTTTTTTATTGTACGTTTTCATTACCAAAATGTAACCAAAAACCTCAATTGCTATACGGGCAAATCCCTTGTTTGATAACGCTTTGAATTGATTTATCCGCAACACTAGTCAGTTGGTTTTTAAAGCAGTACAATACGCCGCTCTCTGCACTGTGAGCAGAAAATTTGGTCATCAAGCATTACATTTTATCGGTGACCTTAAGTAACACTGGGCGATTTGCTCCCTTAATTTAAACTAACGATCGAGCGAACAAAATGAGTAAGAAACTGCTAATTAAAACCTGGGGCTGCCAGATGAACGAATACGATTCATCAAAAATGGCGGATCTACTGAACGCGGCTAACGGCTATGAGCTGACGGAAGAACCAGAAGAGGCAGACGTACTACTTCTTAATACCTGTTCAATTCGCGAAAAAGCGCAAGAGAAAGTGTTCCACCAGCTTGGTCGTTGGAAAACGCTAAAAGATAAGAAAGAAGGTGTCGTTATCGGTGTTGGCGGCTGTGTTGCAACACAAGAAGGTGATCACATCCGTGAACGTGCACCTTTTGTAGACGTAATCTTCGGTCCACAAACTTTGCACCGCCTTCCAGAGATGATCAAACAATCTCAATCGAATGAAGCGCCAGTAATGGACATCTCTTTCCCTGAGATCGAAAAGTTTGACCGTCTTCCTGAGCCTCGCGCTGAAGGTGCGACTGCATTCGTTTCTATCATGGAAGGTTGTTCTAAGTACTGTACTTACTGCGTTGTACCATACACACGTGGTGAAGAAGTTAGCCGTCCAATGGATGACGTGCTATTCGAAATCGCACAGCTAGCTGATCAAGGCGTACGTGAAGTAAACCTACTAGGTCAAAACGTAAACGCATACCGTGGTCCAACACACGAAGGTGATATCTGTTCATTCGCTGAACTGCTTCGTCTTGTTGCTTCTATCGATGGTATCGACCGTATTCGTTTCACCACTAGCCACCCGCTAGAGTTTACTGACGACATCATCGCAGTTTATGAAGATACCCCAGAGCTAGTAAGCTTCCTGCACCTACCAGTACAAAGTGGTAGTGACCGTATCCTTACTA includes the following:
- the miaB gene encoding tRNA (N6-isopentenyl adenosine(37)-C2)-methylthiotransferase MiaB — protein: MSKKLLIKTWGCQMNEYDSSKMADLLNAANGYELTEEPEEADVLLLNTCSIREKAQEKVFHQLGRWKTLKDKKEGVVIGVGGCVATQEGDHIRERAPFVDVIFGPQTLHRLPEMIKQSQSNEAPVMDISFPEIEKFDRLPEPRAEGATAFVSIMEGCSKYCTYCVVPYTRGEEVSRPMDDVLFEIAQLADQGVREVNLLGQNVNAYRGPTHEGDICSFAELLRLVASIDGIDRIRFTTSHPLEFTDDIIAVYEDTPELVSFLHLPVQSGSDRILTMMKRPHTAIEYKSIIRKLRKARPDIQISSDFIVGFPGETAKDHQDTMKLIKDVDFDMSFSFIFSPRPGTPAADYPCDVPEQEKKERLYELQQTVNAQAMRYSRLMLDTEQRVLVEGPSKKNLMELRARTENNRVVNFEGSADLIGQFVDVKITDVFANSLRGDLVRTEKDMDLRTVISPTQMMAKTKREDELGVATFTP